One window from the genome of Myxococcales bacterium encodes:
- a CDS encoding response regulator, translating to MVEYDGIDALIGDYTENLSQGGTFVATNQILPIGTDVELQLSFPGLLEPVTVHGVVRWTQHEEPMGIGIEFLQSPKNDKAHALLARIVQRAPEIQARVIRLLVADDNPHIEALVREGLKSAASREYGHRLQFELAAAADGKQALALVAQGSCDVAIIDVYLPIVDGAQVIAALRAKFGTNVAIVAISGAGKNARRDALAAGANVFVDKPMRLQHLLDTIQTLLGSGAV from the coding sequence ATGGTCGAGTACGACGGCATCGATGCCCTCATTGGCGACTACACCGAAAATCTATCGCAGGGCGGCACCTTCGTCGCCACCAATCAGATTTTGCCCATTGGCACCGATGTCGAGTTGCAGCTGTCGTTTCCCGGCCTGCTTGAGCCAGTCACCGTGCATGGCGTGGTGCGCTGGACGCAGCACGAAGAGCCCATGGGCATTGGCATTGAGTTTTTGCAATCGCCTAAGAACGACAAGGCCCACGCCCTGCTCGCCCGCATCGTGCAGCGCGCGCCAGAGATCCAGGCGCGTGTCATTCGCCTCTTGGTCGCCGACGACAACCCACATATCGAGGCGCTGGTGCGTGAAGGCCTTAAATCGGCGGCTTCGCGCGAATACGGGCACCGGCTGCAGTTTGAATTGGCCGCCGCTGCGGACGGCAAGCAGGCGCTCGCGCTCGTCGCCCAGGGGTCCTGTGACGTCGCCATCATCGACGTCTATTTACCCATCGTCGACGGCGCTCAGGTGATTGCCGCGCTGCGCGCAAAGTTCGGCACCAACGTCGCGATCGTCGCGATCTCGGGCGCCGGCAAGAACGCCCGCCGCGATGCCCTGGCCGCGGGCGCCAACGTATTCGTCGACAAGCCGATGCGTCTGCAACACCTGCTCGATACCATCCAGACCTTGCTCGGCAGCGGCGCGGTTTAG
- a CDS encoding DEAD/DEAH box helicase: protein MFATAGSKIWSQGVQLHRDERVRVRSASATDAELEVNPPARPTTYAVSLNCQDDEWDCDCSSRERLCAHAVAGILLMSTPEAERQPTAHAELRYVLWAERGGLRLTRHVIFGNERVELRHQLLSIVAGKQATGGSPELRRRFTPRPVDLAIDTLIGTRPELVFAGDRIKHLLTLLADVGQIIWGTTLDGTPMNVLSEELLPRALVVGDKKQVSVTISAPDGILELVADGVARTAGGLARLGGTELTGPRLEHVPVTLRYSGPQLETFLKQTLPELRRHTVLEQRAQALPSMRTDLEPRVDFAMSGDGGRLQVMPLLVYGQPAIARIDLDRLTLLGAAEVPARNQAKERALLYALRDELNLAPGRTVEYSGSEAFSMRAKVAAWIVRHDPTADAMRAAALEPVVEHISTPQGGSTRLRFAGRLGTTRVEVDARDVLAAWRAGTNMVALPDGGWGRLPAQWLAKYGDDIATLIASMRGETLAPHARPTLARLLADLGHTVPPDLSRLHALANGDAMADDVTLPTDILATLRPYQVTGAKWLVTCRDHQLGAILADDMGLGKTLQVIAALHGRSLVVCPTSVATAWMQELAKFRPSLRAALYHGASRTLPEAKDIDVVITTYALLRNDLEVLTDTTWDCVILDESQAIKNPDSQTARAAYALPGTWRVALSGTPIENRIDELWSQFHFTNPGLLGDRKEFVQGYDRGPSEKLHARLRPFLLRRKKIEVAPDLPPRTETTITIALNNEEQTLYNHVLAATQAEITALVGKGNMLGALEALLRLRQVCNHPALLPGITDPKPSSKVEYLVDALSAAAASGHKALVFSQWTSFLDLIEPALKVAGLGFLRLDGSTTNRGDVVAKFQADEGPPVMLLSLKAGGTGLTLTAADHVFICDPWWNPAVEDQAADRAHRIGQDKPVNIYRLVAQNTVEERVLALAAQKRLLAESLLAGTNVGITKADILALLR from the coding sequence ATGTTTGCGACGGCAGGCAGCAAGATCTGGTCTCAAGGCGTCCAGCTCCATCGTGACGAGCGGGTGCGAGTGCGCTCCGCCTCGGCCACCGACGCCGAGCTCGAGGTAAACCCACCGGCACGCCCCACCACCTATGCGGTGTCGCTTAACTGCCAGGACGACGAGTGGGACTGCGATTGCAGCTCGCGCGAGCGTTTATGCGCGCACGCCGTGGCCGGCATCCTCTTGATGTCAACCCCCGAGGCCGAGCGGCAACCTACCGCGCACGCCGAGCTGCGCTACGTCTTGTGGGCCGAGCGCGGCGGCCTGCGCCTGACGCGCCACGTGATCTTTGGCAACGAACGCGTCGAACTGCGCCACCAATTGCTCAGCATCGTTGCGGGCAAGCAGGCCACCGGCGGCTCACCCGAGCTGCGCCGGCGCTTTACGCCACGCCCGGTCGACCTGGCCATCGACACGCTGATCGGCACGCGGCCAGAGTTGGTGTTTGCCGGCGATCGCATCAAGCATTTGCTCACGCTCTTGGCCGACGTCGGACAGATTATTTGGGGCACGACGCTGGATGGCACGCCGATGAACGTCCTCAGCGAAGAGCTTTTGCCGCGCGCGCTCGTGGTGGGCGACAAAAAGCAAGTGTCGGTGACGATCAGCGCGCCCGACGGCATCCTCGAGCTCGTCGCCGATGGCGTCGCGCGCACCGCGGGCGGGCTAGCGCGCCTCGGGGGCACCGAGCTAACCGGCCCTAGGCTCGAGCATGTGCCGGTGACGCTGCGCTATAGCGGCCCTCAGCTCGAAACCTTTCTCAAACAGACGCTGCCCGAATTGCGCCGTCACACCGTGCTTGAACAACGCGCGCAAGCGCTGCCGAGCATGCGCACCGACCTCGAACCGCGCGTCGACTTCGCGATGAGCGGCGACGGCGGCCGGTTGCAAGTCATGCCGCTCTTGGTCTATGGCCAACCCGCGATCGCGCGCATCGACCTTGATCGCCTCACGCTGCTTGGCGCCGCCGAGGTGCCGGCGCGCAATCAAGCCAAGGAGCGGGCGCTGCTCTATGCGTTGCGCGACGAGCTAAATCTGGCACCCGGGCGCACGGTCGAGTATTCCGGCTCGGAGGCGTTTTCCATGCGGGCCAAGGTCGCGGCATGGATCGTTCGCCACGATCCGACCGCCGACGCCATGCGCGCCGCCGCGCTCGAGCCCGTGGTCGAACACATCAGCACGCCGCAAGGCGGCAGCACGCGCTTGCGTTTCGCGGGGCGCCTCGGCACGACGAGGGTCGAGGTCGACGCGCGCGATGTCCTTGCGGCTTGGCGTGCCGGCACCAATATGGTGGCCTTACCCGATGGTGGCTGGGGCCGTTTGCCGGCGCAATGGCTCGCCAAGTACGGCGACGACATCGCCACCCTCATCGCCTCCATGCGCGGCGAGACGCTGGCGCCGCATGCGCGCCCCACCCTCGCGCGGCTGCTCGCCGACCTGGGCCATACGGTGCCGCCCGATCTGTCGCGTCTGCACGCGCTGGCCAATGGCGACGCCATGGCCGATGACGTGACGTTGCCGACCGACATTCTCGCGACACTACGGCCGTATCAGGTCACCGGCGCCAAATGGTTGGTGACGTGTCGCGACCACCAGCTCGGCGCGATCTTGGCCGACGACATGGGCCTGGGCAAGACGCTGCAAGTCATCGCCGCGCTCCATGGCCGCAGCTTGGTGGTATGCCCGACCAGCGTCGCCACCGCGTGGATGCAGGAGCTCGCCAAGTTTCGGCCGTCGCTGCGAGCTGCGCTCTACCATGGCGCGTCCCGTACGCTGCCCGAGGCCAAAGATATCGACGTCGTCATCACGACCTATGCGCTCTTGCGCAACGATCTCGAGGTGCTCACCGACACCACCTGGGACTGCGTCATCCTCGACGAATCGCAGGCGATCAAAAACCCCGACAGCCAGACCGCGCGCGCGGCCTATGCGCTCCCCGGCACCTGGCGCGTTGCCTTGTCGGGCACGCCGATCGAAAACCGCATCGACGAGCTGTGGAGCCAATTTCACTTCACCAACCCCGGCCTGCTCGGCGATCGCAAGGAGTTTGTCCAGGGCTATGACCGCGGCCCGAGCGAAAAGCTGCATGCGCGCCTGCGGCCGTTTTTGCTGCGTCGTAAAAAGATCGAGGTCGCGCCCGACCTGCCGCCACGCACCGAAACCACGATCACCATCGCGCTCAACAATGAAGAGCAGACGCTTTATAACCACGTGCTCGCCGCAACGCAGGCCGAAATCACGGCGCTGGTGGGCAAGGGCAACATGCTCGGGGCGCTTGAGGCCCTGCTTCGCCTGCGGCAAGTTTGCAACCACCCGGCGCTGCTGCCCGGCATTACCGACCCCAAGCCCTCGAGCAAGGTCGAGTACTTGGTCGATGCCTTGAGCGCCGCGGCTGCCAGCGGCCACAAGGCCTTGGTATTCTCGCAATGGACGTCCTTTCTCGATCTGATCGAGCCGGCGCTAAAGGTGGCGGGCCTTGGTTTTCTGCGCCTCGACGGCAGCACGACCAATCGCGGCGATGTCGTCGCAAAATTTCAGGCTGACGAAGGCCCGCCGGTCATGTTGCTCTCGCTTAAGGCGGGCGGCACGGGGCTAACGCTAACGGCGGCGGATCACGTCTTTATCTGTGATCCGTGGTGGAACCCTGCGGTCGAAGATCAGGCGGCCGATCGCGCGCACCGGATCGGCCAGGACAAACCGGTTAACATCTACCGCCTCGTCGCGCAAAACACCGTCGAAGAGCGAGTGCTGGCGTTGGCGGCCCAGAAGCGCCTACTTGCCGAGTCGCTGCTCGCAGGCACCAATGTCGGCATCACCAAGGCCGACATCTTGGCGCTGCTGCGTTAA
- a CDS encoding response regulator produces MRGTIFIVDDDQQLRETLVALLVAEGFVVHSAGDGASALKLFEHAHPDLIVVDVLMPGMHGQTFVQKVRGIETRHIPIIIMTALRGWAQQKASGADAFLEKPFDLNTLLGAIALALYRHAPTEPGA; encoded by the coding sequence TTGCGGGGCACCATCTTTATTGTCGACGACGACCAACAGCTGCGCGAGACGTTGGTCGCCTTGCTGGTTGCCGAGGGCTTCGTCGTGCATAGCGCGGGCGATGGCGCCAGCGCGCTGAAACTCTTCGAGCATGCCCATCCAGACCTCATCGTGGTCGATGTACTGATGCCCGGGATGCACGGCCAAACCTTCGTGCAAAAAGTGCGAGGCATCGAGACGAGGCATATTCCGATTATTATCATGACCGCGTTGCGCGGCTGGGCGCAGCAAAAGGCTTCGGGGGCCGATGCCTTCTTGGAAAAGCCCTTCGACCTCAACACGCTGCTGGGTGCCATCGCGCTCGCGCTGTATCGTCACGCACCGACTGAGCCGGGGGCGTGA
- a CDS encoding serine/threonine-protein phosphatase: MTSSHSATDVGRVRHHNEDVVFADDALGLHAVFDGMGGAANGDVAAAIACAVVVKHVREHFAPAHGAASLARTTLARDVLGQAAQEATRAVFEEAGRRRDRRGMGTTMVVALAVGSRRFVVCSVGDSRAYLVRDAGVLQITKDHTVVADLIERGVVVASEAKNHPFANVLSRNIGAKESTAPDLFEVELEPGERLLLCSDGLTGYASQADIERNAKRAGRESAAAALIEAALAGGGGDNISVVIVDQPSRGATSVTRVMQLVGPQAWQAAQDGFVAELRRRTAQHPAVRRAGSDMAGALARALAVDVADQRVAATQSLLEGWLVACQAHGGRIDELVDFLSDAAAIAESVIMASNADAIGKSMVLDLVLRCFVAANGQVATMLAYELRELQDQLAAQRWKRRERSASHSFADAQTQAWRTVVPDPEPPLSTDALRIVVALQGKLAGAPRDVRAYAQGMCDIATGADPAVVGARIFSERPLERAVMAELWHRTSQGVEHLAAIMNGLRMRQTMPLPVAYHELTMALAAASYRLVRELAISALETIAAVREEYDVLAEQARAQTQPKRPTLRLFAFSAEGGKPS, encoded by the coding sequence ATGACGTCGTCCCATAGCGCGACCGATGTTGGTCGCGTGCGCCATCATAATGAAGACGTCGTGTTTGCGGATGACGCGCTTGGGCTGCACGCGGTGTTTGACGGCATGGGCGGCGCGGCCAACGGCGATGTTGCGGCCGCCATTGCGTGCGCGGTCGTCGTGAAGCACGTGCGCGAGCATTTTGCGCCGGCCCACGGCGCGGCGTCGCTTGCCCGCACAACGTTGGCGCGAGACGTGCTTGGTCAGGCGGCGCAGGAGGCGACGCGCGCCGTGTTCGAAGAGGCGGGGCGCCGCCGTGATCGGCGCGGCATGGGCACGACCATGGTGGTCGCGTTGGCGGTGGGCAGCCGACGGTTTGTCGTCTGCAGCGTCGGCGACAGCCGGGCGTATCTGGTGCGGGATGCGGGCGTCTTGCAAATTACCAAGGACCATACGGTCGTCGCGGATCTCATTGAGCGCGGCGTCGTGGTGGCGTCGGAGGCGAAAAATCACCCCTTCGCCAACGTGCTATCGCGCAATATCGGCGCCAAAGAATCGACGGCACCCGATCTTTTTGAGGTCGAGCTCGAGCCCGGCGAGCGCTTGCTGCTATGCAGCGACGGCCTAACCGGCTACGCCTCGCAGGCGGACATCGAGCGCAACGCCAAGCGCGCCGGGCGCGAGAGCGCGGCGGCGGCGCTCATCGAGGCCGCGCTGGCGGGCGGGGGCGGCGACAACATTTCGGTGGTGATCGTCGATCAGCCGTCGCGCGGCGCGACCTCGGTTACGCGCGTGATGCAGCTGGTGGGGCCGCAGGCGTGGCAGGCGGCGCAGGATGGCTTCGTCGCCGAGCTGCGGCGGCGTACCGCGCAGCATCCCGCCGTGCGGCGCGCCGGCAGCGACATGGCCGGGGCCCTGGCGCGCGCGCTCGCGGTCGATGTCGCGGATCAGCGCGTCGCCGCGACGCAGTCGCTGCTCGAAGGCTGGCTGGTTGCCTGCCAGGCGCATGGTGGCCGCATCGATGAACTCGTTGATTTTCTTTCTGATGCCGCGGCCATTGCCGAATCCGTCATCATGGCCAGCAACGCCGATGCGATCGGCAAGTCGATGGTGCTCGATTTGGTGCTCCGCTGCTTCGTCGCGGCCAACGGGCAGGTCGCGACCATGCTCGCCTATGAGCTGCGCGAATTGCAAGATCAGCTCGCCGCGCAGCGTTGGAAGCGCCGCGAGCGCTCGGCGTCGCATTCGTTTGCCGACGCGCAGACGCAGGCCTGGCGCACCGTGGTGCCGGATCCCGAGCCGCCGCTTTCCACCGATGCCTTGCGCATTGTGGTGGCGTTGCAGGGCAAGCTCGCCGGGGCGCCGCGCGATGTCCGCGCGTACGCGCAAGGCATGTGCGACATCGCCACCGGCGCCGACCCGGCGGTGGTGGGCGCGCGCATCTTCAGCGAGCGACCGCTCGAGCGCGCGGTGATGGCGGAGCTATGGCATCGCACCAGCCAGGGCGTGGAGCACCTCGCCGCGATCATGAACGGCTTGCGCATGCGGCAGACGATGCCGCTGCCGGTGGCGTACCACGAGCTCACCATGGCCTTGGCGGCGGCGTCCTATCGCCTGGTGCGAGAGCTCGCGATCAGCGCGCTCGAAACCATTGCGGCGGTGCGCGAGGAATACGACGTGCTCGCCGAGCAGGCCCGCGCGCAGACGCAGCCCAAGCGGCCGACGCTGCGCTTGTTCGCGTTTTCGGCGGAAGGTGGCAAGCCGTCATGA
- a CDS encoding rhomboid family intramembrane serine protease, which yields MATGWSSRPEFAITRGASILLFLLIGVSLVYLLSSIPSRVTMLLWLGASADTVVASGRVWTLVTSPLLEPDGFSLLFQGALLWMFIPTLERWWGGKRFALCRCHRRGRHARPGPAGAAGLIDAHRPVMGLDPFTHAAIVAYGIVFARQPVQFFGAIPMTGRQLMLGILGLSLIFIVVNRAWHEGVAYVCAIAVAIVLTRANPLQRLRQWRRRRAAPALRSVPKDESTRWN from the coding sequence GTGGCGACAGGTTGGTCCTCGCGACCCGAATTTGCAATCACCCGCGGTGCCAGCATCTTGCTATTCCTCTTGATCGGCGTCTCGCTGGTCTATCTGCTGTCCTCGATCCCCAGCCGCGTGACGATGCTGCTATGGCTTGGCGCCAGCGCCGACACGGTCGTCGCGAGCGGTCGCGTGTGGACGCTCGTGACCTCGCCCTTGCTCGAGCCCGACGGCTTTTCGCTGCTCTTTCAGGGCGCGCTGTTATGGATGTTCATCCCCACGCTCGAGCGTTGGTGGGGCGGCAAGCGCTTCGCGCTTTGTCGTTGCCACCGCCGCGGCCGGCACGCTCGGCCCGGTCCTGCTGGCGCCGCCGGCCTCATCGATGCGCACCGCCCGGTCATGGGCCTTGATCCCTTCACGCATGCGGCCATCGTCGCCTATGGCATCGTCTTTGCGCGGCAACCGGTACAATTCTTCGGTGCCATTCCGATGACGGGACGGCAACTCATGCTTGGGATTCTTGGGTTGTCACTTATATTTATCGTGGTCAACCGCGCGTGGCACGAGGGCGTGGCTTATGTATGTGCGATCGCGGTGGCCATCGTGCTGACCCGCGCCAATCCGCTGCAGCGCTTGCGGCAATGGCGACGGCGGCGCGCGGCCCCCGCCTTGCGCAGCGTGCCCAAAGACGAGTCGACACGCTGGAACTAG
- a CDS encoding sigma 54-dependent Fis family transcriptional regulator yields the protein MTDDAIDAPFGTNEEGAGLTTIFEGEWATVRRLRKGKLVIIDGDDKGKEVEITKQRITGGRSIICDLVLNDKAISGTHFEIVVRDDGYHLRDLQSRNGVYVGDLRVKDVFLRPGTSFRLGHTIIQFQALGEHVEIELSKRDRFDDIIGSSPSMREVFAQLEKVSPSELTVLITGETGTGKERVARAIHNASKRAAKPFVVLDCGSIPKELIESTLFGHEKGSFTGAMNQHIGCFEQAHGGTIFLDEIGELDISLQPKLLRVLEQREIKRVGGDKTVKIDVRVLAATNRDLRNEVSRGGFREDLYFRLSVVHVELPPLRDRKDDIVVLANHFLREVAARRSMTLSFSADCMAAMQGHAWPGNVREMRNVVERAAALCDGPSITRADLLFGRDQGPSMVAAHDLAAAGARAARRAAAELAGVAPPMDSPATFDPNFLVPGLNFKAAKQVVVDAFEIAYLQQLVTRHDGNITRSAQEAGLTRYHLRELLKRHGLKTIDHD from the coding sequence ATGACGGACGACGCGATCGACGCCCCCTTTGGCACCAACGAAGAGGGCGCAGGGCTCACCACAATTTTTGAGGGCGAATGGGCGACGGTGCGCCGGCTGCGCAAGGGCAAGCTCGTCATCATTGATGGCGACGATAAGGGCAAAGAAGTCGAAATCACCAAGCAGCGCATCACCGGCGGCCGCAGCATTATTTGCGATCTGGTGCTTAACGACAAGGCCATCTCCGGCACCCACTTTGAGATCGTCGTGCGCGACGACGGCTATCACCTGCGCGATCTGCAGTCGCGCAACGGCGTCTACGTAGGCGACCTCCGGGTCAAGGACGTGTTTTTACGTCCCGGCACCAGCTTTCGCCTCGGCCACACGATCATTCAGTTTCAGGCGCTCGGCGAACATGTCGAGATCGAGCTGTCCAAGCGCGACCGCTTCGACGACATCATTGGCAGCTCGCCAAGCATGCGCGAGGTGTTCGCGCAGCTCGAGAAGGTCTCGCCCAGCGAGCTCACGGTGCTTATCACCGGCGAGACCGGCACCGGCAAGGAGCGCGTCGCCCGCGCCATCCACAACGCCTCCAAGCGTGCCGCCAAGCCGTTTGTTGTGCTCGATTGCGGCTCGATTCCCAAGGAACTCATCGAATCCACGCTGTTTGGCCACGAAAAGGGCAGCTTCACCGGCGCGATGAACCAGCACATCGGCTGTTTCGAGCAGGCGCACGGCGGCACCATCTTCCTTGATGAAATTGGCGAGCTCGACATCTCGCTGCAGCCCAAGCTGCTGCGCGTCCTCGAGCAACGCGAGATCAAGCGGGTTGGCGGCGACAAGACGGTCAAGATCGATGTGCGCGTGCTCGCCGCGACCAATCGCGATCTGCGCAACGAGGTGAGCCGAGGCGGTTTTCGCGAGGACCTTTATTTTCGGCTCTCGGTGGTCCACGTCGAATTGCCGCCCCTGCGCGATCGCAAGGACGACATCGTCGTGCTCGCCAATCACTTTTTGCGCGAGGTCGCCGCCCGCCGCAGCATGACGCTGAGTTTTTCGGCCGATTGCATGGCGGCGATGCAAGGCCACGCGTGGCCGGGCAACGTGCGCGAGATGCGTAACGTCGTCGAGCGCGCCGCGGCGCTTTGCGACGGGCCGTCGATCACACGCGCCGACTTGCTGTTTGGCCGCGACCAAGGCCCGAGCATGGTCGCCGCGCACGATCTCGCCGCTGCCGGAGCCCGCGCCGCCCGACGCGCCGCCGCCGAGCTGGCGGGCGTGGCGCCGCCCATGGATTCGCCCGCGACCTTCGACCCGAATTTTTTGGTCCCAGGCCTTAACTTCAAGGCCGCCAAGCAGGTCGTCGTCGATGCCTTTGAGATCGCCTATTTGCAGCAACTCGTCACCCGCCACGACGGCAACATCACGCGCTCGGCGCAAGAGGCTGGCCTTACCCGCTACCATCTGCGAGAGCTGCTAAAGCGCCACGGCCTTAAGACGATCGACCACGATTAG
- a CDS encoding HAMP domain-containing protein produces MKEPFWRTLSARILFAFAVVILTFGVTTTLTVIYIADVGREIAVIRRGYVRLALDAKDLARRQEEVKAYLVDDLPSETSAARVQFRLSALRSRRLHVLGELQRTLDSLTTFPPRHAQRIADSRAMVTALTEAIAATAGDYAALAAKPPLLDASGLVAPNAAYERVRDVERRTIGVKVVELAEFEERILASTALTLENNERRLRRYTIFLGCSAAFVGLLMTLWAAFTISPLRRLRLAAQRMAAGDYGAQVAEQGPIEVSGLARDFNAMSRAVEVRERELVRSERLAAVGKMAAGIAHEIRNPLSSISLNAELLEAGPRSADDAEWHASWRPTCQAITREAERLNNIVEDYLAFARLPTPRLVPEAIDALITNATRLVAEDIKARGISFTLALGAPQATVMADEAQLRQVLLNLLRNAIEAVGHAASPAIELTTAVVGNRVEICVADNGPGITADTKPHIFEPFFTTKAQGTGLGLALSQQIILDHGGELAVRDAPGGATLAIRLPLLPK; encoded by the coding sequence GTGAAAGAACCGTTTTGGCGCACGCTCTCGGCGCGCATCCTGTTCGCGTTTGCGGTGGTTATCCTAACCTTCGGAGTTACCACAACCTTGACGGTGATCTACATCGCCGACGTCGGCCGTGAGATCGCGGTGATTCGCCGCGGCTACGTCCGGCTGGCGCTCGATGCCAAGGACTTGGCGCGCCGGCAAGAAGAGGTCAAGGCGTATCTCGTCGACGACCTGCCGAGCGAGACCAGCGCCGCGCGCGTACAATTTCGCCTCAGCGCGCTGCGGTCGCGCCGGCTGCACGTGCTGGGCGAGCTGCAGCGCACGCTCGACTCGCTGACCACGTTTCCGCCGCGGCACGCGCAGCGCATTGCGGACAGCCGTGCGATGGTCACCGCCCTCACCGAGGCGATCGCGGCCACCGCCGGGGATTATGCGGCGCTCGCCGCCAAGCCGCCGCTGCTAGACGCGAGCGGCCTGGTCGCGCCCAATGCCGCGTACGAACGCGTGCGCGACGTCGAGCGCCGCACGATTGGCGTAAAGGTCGTCGAGCTCGCCGAGTTTGAAGAACGCATCTTGGCCAGCACCGCCCTGACGCTCGAGAACAACGAACGACGCCTGCGACGCTATACGATTTTTTTGGGTTGCAGCGCCGCGTTTGTGGGCCTGCTCATGACGCTGTGGGCCGCGTTCACGATCTCGCCGTTGCGGCGCTTGCGCCTCGCCGCGCAGCGCATGGCGGCGGGCGATTATGGCGCGCAAGTCGCGGAGCAGGGCCCGATCGAGGTCAGCGGCCTGGCGCGTGATTTCAATGCGATGAGCCGCGCGGTGGAGGTGCGCGAGCGCGAGCTGGTGCGCTCGGAGCGGCTCGCCGCGGTTGGCAAGATGGCCGCGGGGATTGCCCATGAAATTCGCAATCCCTTGTCGTCAATCAGCCTTAACGCCGAACTGCTAGAGGCCGGTCCGCGCAGCGCCGATGATGCGGAATGGCACGCTTCATGGCGCCCCACCTGCCAGGCCATCACGCGCGAGGCGGAGCGCCTTAACAACATCGTCGAGGACTACCTCGCTTTTGCGCGACTGCCAACACCGCGGCTGGTGCCCGAAGCCATCGACGCGCTCATTACCAACGCCACGCGTTTGGTCGCTGAAGACATAAAGGCGCGCGGCATCTCGTTTACGCTGGCGCTGGGCGCGCCACAGGCGACGGTGATGGCCGACGAGGCCCAGCTGCGCCAGGTCTTGCTTAATCTGCTACGCAATGCGATCGAGGCCGTGGGCCACGCCGCCTCGCCCGCCATCGAACTAACCACCGCGGTGGTGGGAAATCGCGTCGAGATCTGCGTTGCTGATAATGGGCCAGGCATCACCGCCGACACCAAACCACATATCTTCGAGCCATTCTTCACCACTAAGGCGCAAGGCACCGGCCTCGGCTTGGCCCTGTCGCAGCAGATTATTTTAGATCACGGTGGCGAGCTCGCGGTCCGAGATGCGCCGGGCGGTGCAACGCTGGCGATCCGCTTGCCCCTGCTGCCCAAATAA
- a CDS encoding aminopeptidase P N-terminal domain-containing protein, with translation MKQIGNDAAAVFCARPERVRSHDTEYAFRQHSDVLYLSGFAEPEAVLVLRPGAASEKFVMFVRPRDPEMETWNGRRAGLEGARERFGADAAYPFSELGAKLGELICNVEELHYQLGEDAAMDALIASNIAVLRRSEKRGKRPPRAVVDPRSSLHELRLIKGPDEVTLLQKAADNTAEAHLAAMRLEAPGCWEHELEAVINYTFRRRGGSGGGYNSIVGAGVNATILHYIENNTCLRDGDLVLIDAGCEVEGYTADVTRTWPASGTFTAPQRELYDVVLAAQLAAIAMARPGATIEAIHQHTIARLTEGMVKLGLLAGPLQARIDDKSFRKYYMHGTSHWLGMDVHDVGAYTIAGTPRPLAPGMVITVEPGLYVAADDDTAPAAYRGLGIRIEDDILITADGNVNLTAAIPKTVADVEAACRRPTTDA, from the coding sequence ATGAAACAAATCGGCAACGATGCCGCGGCCGTGTTCTGTGCGCGGCCGGAGCGCGTGCGCAGCCACGATACCGAGTACGCGTTTAGGCAGCATTCCGATGTGCTCTACCTCTCGGGTTTTGCCGAGCCGGAGGCGGTGCTCGTTTTGCGGCCAGGCGCCGCGAGCGAGAAATTTGTCATGTTCGTGCGCCCACGCGACCCAGAAATGGAGACGTGGAATGGTCGCCGCGCGGGCCTAGAGGGCGCCCGCGAGCGGTTTGGCGCCGATGCCGCGTATCCCTTCAGCGAGCTGGGGGCAAAGCTCGGCGAGCTCATCTGCAACGTCGAAGAGCTGCACTACCAACTCGGCGAAGACGCGGCGATGGACGCACTCATCGCCTCGAACATCGCGGTGCTGAGGCGTTCGGAAAAACGCGGCAAACGCCCACCGCGTGCCGTGGTCGATCCTCGCAGCAGCTTGCATGAACTCCGCCTAATCAAAGGGCCGGACGAGGTCACCCTGCTGCAAAAGGCGGCGGACAACACCGCGGAGGCTCACTTGGCGGCGATGCGTCTGGAAGCCCCTGGATGTTGGGAGCACGAGCTCGAGGCCGTCATCAATTACACCTTTCGCAGGCGCGGTGGCAGCGGCGGGGGCTACAACAGCATCGTCGGTGCGGGCGTCAACGCGACGATTTTGCACTACATCGAGAACAACACGTGCCTGCGCGATGGTGACCTGGTCCTCATCGATGCCGGCTGCGAGGTCGAGGGCTACACCGCCGACGTGACGCGCACGTGGCCGGCGAGTGGCACCTTCACCGCACCGCAGCGCGAGCTATATGACGTTGTCTTGGCCGCGCAGTTGGCGGCCATCGCGATGGCGAGGCCCGGCGCCACCATCGAGGCCATTCACCAACATACGATCGCACGTCTGACCGAGGGCATGGTGAAGCTTGGGCTGCTCGCCGGTCCGCTGCAGGCGCGCATCGACGACAAATCATTTCGCAAGTACTACATGCATGGCACCTCGCACTGGCTGGGCATGGATGTGCATGATGTCGGGGCCTACACCATCGCCGGCACGCCTCGGCCGCTCGCGCCCGGCATGGTGATCACCGTTGAACCAGGCCTTTATGTCGCCGCCGATGACGACACCGCGCCAGCCGCGTATCGCGGCCTCGGCATCCGCATCGAAGATGACATTCTAATCACGGCCGATGGCAACGTGAACCTAACGGCGGCGATTCCCAAGACCGTCGCCGACGTTGAGGCTGCGTGTCGCCGCCCAACGACCGACGCCTAG